In Diabrotica undecimpunctata isolate CICGRU chromosome 9, icDiaUnde3, whole genome shotgun sequence, the DNA window AAGCTTAGTATATACAAAGTTGCAATCGTTGTCTTCATGTTTGCGAAGACGTTCTAAGGATGAGAAAAATTGTAAGCAACCATTGCATAGAAAAGTCTGACCATTATGgtgtgatttttgttttgatattaatcgcgataaatttttaatgtaacaATAATGACTATTCCCGTACTCATCAAAAATAAGTAATAGGTTAACATGtgtagcttttttagattttgtatgGTATAACGGCCCAACGATTTCCAATtgtgtgatattatttttaaaacattcacTAATCCCAAAAACGTTAATCGAAATATTATTAAGTAATTCAAATTTTGGTATATCTGAGAGTTTCATAGGGAATTCTATATTATGGAACTTTAAGAGACTAGTATAATGCGGATAAGAAGTAGTAAGATTGGATTTACCTGTTGGGTCAAAAATTGATGCGTTTACCGCCCAACCAAAACATGCTTCATCTTTattcattatattaataattgctttcttcATCTCGATTTGTCGTGGTAACCTGATATATGAAGAAGATCGTAGAGGGTTGTACTTATTAACGTTAACTtctaatgattggatttgtaaaaGACTCCATCCAGATTCCTTTTCTTGTATTTCCGAAACCTTGGGTAATATCTCCCTAATAAAATCTTGATATGCTTGTTTCAAATTAGTAGAAATAGTAATAATCTGATTTTTTGtattaaatgattttaaatcaTAAGTATCTTTTTCAGGTATTGTGTACATAGAGTAAAGTTCGAAATTAACTTTTAACACTTtaaatttatgtaaatagttaTGTAGGAGCTTCAAAACGTTACCTTCAATTTCACTAAAAAATTCTAAGTAATCAGTATGATGTTTGTTGCTAGAAAGGCGGTAACTACCGATACGATTTTTAAACGCACTTGATAGTTTCTCAACCCCACTATCATTACTAATAACACTTTTGTGCGAATTACTACGTAAATGTCCTGTTAGCCCTGTCTcagaaatttttttataacaatctTGACATTCGATAACATTGGATGTAGTGGTAACTGGATGAACAATAGATCTAAAGGGAGTTGCTTCTACAATGGTTGAATTGTAATTATTAGCTGATGTAACATCTGGGTCATCGTTAAGTTTCACCTTTTTCCCTTTATTGAATCGTTCCGGACAACTTTCCCGTTTATGCCTACTTACACTGCTTTTGTTGGATAAaacttttaaacaaaagttaCACTGCATGGTTGTTGACTGAAGCTAGGTGACTGTACGACACAAGAATGAACAATAACGAAAGAAGTGTGGGGTATAAATATAAACTTGTTTTGATTACCGGTTTTAAACTGGAAATACCGGTTTTAAACTAGAAATACCGGTTTTAAACTGGAAATACCGGTTTTATGGTATTATTAGagtaaataattacaaaaattaacaataTATTCCAAATATAGATAATTACCGCATTTATAAGCAGggttaaaagtaaaatttaacaaaatatatagttttaatagttataaatagtttttttaCCGCTTTACCactatatgcataatttttttaaagaataataaCATTTTCGTATTCCTGGCATCAATACAATAAAAACTGATGTGCAAACCAACAATAAGTGCAAAGCTGTGCAGACATAAACTCAACTATAGCCGGTCAATACCCTTTCTTTGTTGTCTATGTAGAGGTCATGGAAGAGTATTCTTCATTTGCGAGAGCTTACATCGCCTTCGAGTATTCACCTTTCTTTGTTACAGCAAGTGTAGATCCTGTTTTACCCACCATTTCGCGTTGCTTGGCTTGGGTTCGGTTTGTTGTATATAACCCCGTTTAAGTTATGCAATTTCAAATAGTCTCTTCTGTTCACAATGAAAACCGAACAACGTTCTGCGCGTCGCGAGCCGGGGTTGTTGGCGAAGAAAAGAATTTTGTTTGAAAGTGTACCGGAGTTTGCAAAACCGCAGTCATCTTCAGTCTCGCCGTCGTCGGTGTGTAAAAGTCGATTTTCAATCGCGTCGCCGTGCCGTTGCCGTGCACCTTCAGAAGAAAGTGTGGTTTTCGTCGGCGCGAAAAAAATAAGCGAAGCGCAAcgcttaatttataaaataaatttgaataaaaagaaaGATTTGAAGAAAATGATGCACTCCGCGGCGATTGTCGAGACAGATCAAATTTTACATGCCGCCGAAAAGGCTGCGAACTATAGTGAGATCTCCGACTCTGAAGAGGAAACACTTTCAGATGAAAACTTACCCTCTATCGAAGATATATTAGAAGTATCCGATAGGGAATCACCACCAAGAGAGAAACCGTTGACGGAAACCCAAGTAtgggaaaaaaaattattatcgaATTCAGAGCCGTCATTGATTAATGTAGCCGCAAGCGCCCTACAAATCCCCAAAAAAgtagaaactcaccatcaggcgTTTTGCGAAAATTACAAGGGGGGAGTTGTGTCGGCTCTGGAGCAGCATGCGGAACGTCTCCAGGAAAGTTTAAACGAGAGTTTAAAAAATAGTGAGCTGCTTAAGAAAGCCACCGAAAATATTTTAGCATATGCTGAAAAAATTTCGGCGGCTTTCCACGAAGAACAAATCAGGTTCGCTCAAGATATAAAGAACACCAAAACTTTCCTGGCCAATACTGTAAGAACGGATTCTCGAGGTaagaatttttattacaatatgttgcaacaattttactaacaaaatttACGTAATGTTATTAATGATAATTACAATACTgataatgttttttgtttgttacagactttttcaacaaaaatgctGGTGGTGATATCCTGCGATGCTGGGGGATGAGTAAACCGTGAGTAATCCAATTTTTTACCTTAACTTTTACTTTTTACAATCATAATTAAAACAGTTTTCCACAAATTTTTACaagcaaaaattttatttattatttattacagaattttaatttattcttcattAAGTACTACCTTTAATTTTGTACACCAACCTTTCCTTCTTTAGGATCATAATAAAACAGTTTTCCATGAATTTTTACAAACGAAAATTTAGTTTATTCTCTattgtgaaattttaattttttcttcattaagtgtCACCTTTAATTTTATATATCATTATGATATTTTATGTAGTTCTACATTCTGCTATTTCTTTGTTACAGATCCCACCCCGACGACCCTGTTATGTAAATTTAgttttagtctatttttgtatataattagtTTTAGTtgtgtatataggtatatatagtctatatagtttatttttaattgtgtttagatatttatataaatatattatttatttttgaataaaaaatatgtaaaaattgttgtttctatattttcttcttcttcattttgtgtatataagtatatatagtttatatagtttacttttaattatgtttatatttatatatattgtttattttttaataaaaaatatctaaaaattgttgtttttatattttcttcttcttcattttgtgtataCATGATTTTTATTGTGATTTTCTAtatcgttttttaataaaaacatctaaaaattgttatttctatattttcttcttctttatttcgTGTAGATATGACTCTATCCGTTTTTCAATgctcctccagtaagttgtcgctccatcgttttcgtggtctttccgCTAATCGTCTCCCCATTAGGTGACAGTCTCTTACCATCTTTACTACTCAATTTGTTGTCATTAGACTCATAtaatcattccattctactcttctatttcttcccCATTTCTTGATGTTCTTTACCGTACATCTCCGTAgtatatctatacttctagcACTCTCCCATAGCGTCTTACCATCGATTTGAGGGTTTTTATCTATGTTGTTTCTAGCATTCTTTTCAACATTTagacttctagctctatcccatagtacCCTACCATCGATTTTTCTGAGGGTGTTCATCTCtgctaacattctttttgttctctctgtgtcaggttgtgtttctattgcgtatgtcattattgacctgatgactgttttgtaaatcctacctttcatttctttcctgatattttttttctccatattgtttcattcaggtgaCCTGCAGCTCTGCTCTAttaacttgatcttccacttctgttttaagctttccatagctagatagtgCGACGCCTAGATAGTAAATcctcatcacttgttctattatctaaccCTCCAGCTCTAATTTATAACTTAGTAGATTTGTTGTTATAagcatgtattttgtttttgtatgtaataaaggaaaaaacagaaaagcattaagacatttattttaaatttttaaatacagttATTAAAAAGAGATTTCAATAAAACTTCATGGTAAGTATATGGTTATAAGTATAGAATTTGAGTACAAAAGTAACTAATAAGGATTTGCAACATAATTGAATTACAAATATATTACCATAATAAAGTACTAATATTTAAACGATTAATAGATAATTATCGGTTCATTAATTAGTTTGAATGGTGTTATCTCTGGTCCGCAAAACATATTATTTTCCGATACATCCTCAATCAGTTCGGGTGGTGCTATCACAGGTTCCAAAAACACATCATTTTCCGATACATCCTCAAATTCCACGTCACTATACAATAAACTGTCATTCTCTACATCAGGCATGTCACTCTCCGACAAAGAAGATAAGTCCTCTGACAGCTCGAGTGTTGACGAACTCCATACAGATAGATTACAATTCGTAGTAGAATCGCATGGGTCATCTTCACTAATAGTACAGCAATTATCCCAATCTGTACTAGAGTCACATACACCACTATCTACAATGATACTTGGAGAACCAACTTCCATGGTTGAATGTGTAAGGCTTACtgtctaacaaatatttttggataGAACTCAACCGAAAGTAGCATCTTTAAGACTGAGCTAAACAGGTTTAACAACAATGGGGGTAATTGCCCCGTCAAGGTCTTGTtggattttttcttttaattctataGTCCGACCATAGACAAGAAAAAGTGAATATGCATTCAAAAATCCGGTTCAAACAAAGATAGGTGAATAACCGGTCAaggttttattctttttattatatGAACGTGGGTAACAAATGTGAACAAACGGTCAAGGTCTTATTGGTTTTGTATCTTGTTGTcagttttttttgttaatataaatttttttatagcacaATTAGTGTTATTAATGtgataattgtttaaaaatttcaagCTTATACCTCCCTCCAATATAAGTTTTCATATATAGATTATTTTCCGAACTAACTTATTAGTCAAATATGTGTCTTGACGACGGTAACAATGATAATATATCTCGTACTGGGCGGCAATTTGAAGACCGTTtactttcttttaaatattggaaGGGTGCAGTTGAACCCCTGTTGTTAAGCAAAGCTGGGTTTTACTATACAGGGGTTAGTGATGTAGTTCGATGTTTCTACTGCAATACtgaaatatataaatgggaacctTCCGATATACCAATTGAAGAACATTTAAAGTACAGCGACTGTTTTTTTGCAaaaatgttggcgacaaaatatcgaagttaaaaaaaaaaatgtgttcaaCGAAGTTTTAACAATGTAATaccatatattttaataatatgtataactaatttttttattttgttaataaataattaaaatatttttatatatattttaattaaaaatgtgtctTGACGATGGTAACTTTGGTAGTATACATCTGTTTTAAGATCGTTTACCGTCCTTTAAATATTGAAAAGGTGCAGTTAACTCGTGTTGTTAAGCAAAGCAGGGTTCTAGCATATAGGGAATGTCGATGTCGTTTCTACTGTAAGGTCGAAATACACAAATGGGAGCCATACGATATACCTATTGATGAGTGCATAAAGCATTCTACATGTCTGTTTGCAAGACTGATGAAATGTAATTCTatctttttatatataatttgtaataaattataaaatatttttgtactaCTTATTATAGAGTTGAATATACTATCGGTAACAAAGAAAGGTGGGGGTATTAGCGACACAAGCTTTAAAACCGGTTTCGATATGGTTTAGTGGGGGTCGATGGTATATAACTTCGTTGATGTAATTCCAAAATCAGTTTAGACTATAATCATGTTTCAAGAAAGtattaaaattactatggatAAAGTGaaattacttagtgaaaaatcaaCACCTAATTTAACATCTATTGAatattataccaacaaaaaaaaatgaataaaatttgtgTATACTGTTGGGTGGAGACACTTTGTGAACTCGGTCAAAACAACATGTTTGATAATGTGTGCCTACCCATAAAATTACGTGTGTTCGTTAACGAATACCTGACGAAGCGTTATCTATTAGACACAGCTTTGGaaagaattttcaaattttcCGACGTTTGGTTGTGGGTGGACCAATTCTTAAAAAAGACGTCAACTTTCGACACCCTTTTTCAAAAACTTGTCCAATACCAACAATTGGAATCTCTTAAACCAATAGAAGATCTGCTACCACCAAGGATTCTGAAACGGTTGCAGTTTAAGGGGTATCAACACCCCTTCAAATGTGAAGGTTGTTTAGGTTCTGTAAGTAGGTTATAGACAAAACTTATTATTGTAGTttgaatcaaaaaataaaaaagtaaaaaatataatgtttttattcaaatttactCCATTAcaaaattttcataaataaaaaatacatttgaaaggGCGCATATACATTTCTGTTTAGAGTGGTAAAAACATTTTGCTTCCGATACTGGTAGTGGTGGAAATTCACCTACTTCAATTACAGGTGTGGAAGAATATTTTCTTATGTAATTCGCTTTTTCCATTccttttacataaacaatttcAGCTTTGTCTGTTAAttcctttataattttttttaattcgtataAGGGGGTATAACCTTCACTCCAAGAGATGCAGTGGTGGTGTTTGCTTAACCATGTCGCTTGCTGAATTAAATTAGGAGGTAACATTCGTAATGGGAAAGGTGGTTTAAATATATATACTACACATTTATCTCCTGAATAACACGCCAATTCTTTACAAATAAACCTATTATTCTCAATTTTAAAACCTTGGATGTCAATAACAAGTTTCATATTTGCAATTGTTTAAATTCTTGTATAACCTCTTTAAAAGCCTCGTACTGCTgaatttgttttttaagtttttttaaattatctataAAGTTGTCTATTGTGTTTTCGTGTAAACGTTTCATCATGAACTAACGTTTTTaattattactattaattaaTATACAGTTATAACGCATGCGTATTAATACTGCTTTACTATTTTTGTTAATGGATTATATGTAAATTCCTTCTCatgtaaaattaaacaatatgctGATACATCAGGTGTTGAAGGTGTATTTGTTTCAAATTCGATACGTAGAACAATGGACCCATTTTGGATCACTTCTTTCTGCCTAGAGCAATCTATATGTATGAGTggtgttttagttttaaaatCTTGAGGACTAAATATCGGTTGGTTTAAACTTAAATTATAATAACTTGTCTGAAAACTTCCAAACATCTCATAAATTTGAGCGAACTTGTTGGTGTCAAAATCAATGTGTAAGTCATTATAAGGGTatctttcagaatttaaaaataCCTTTATATTTTTGAGGTCGTTATGGTCAAATTTGCTCAAATCTTTAGTAATTTTGGATTTTCTTCCTTTTTGGAATGCGATAATGATATGTCTCGGTGTCTCAATGTTAGTACTAGTTTTTACCGCCCACGTATGTCGTGTTGTATTATTTAATGATGGATATTCAATCATTTGCCACGAACGGAATTTAATTGGTAGCTCAATATTTTTATGAGCTATGCCATTCAATCGTAGTTGTTCACGCATGCTTGGGCTAACATGGGCAACATtccattgtaattttgtaatttcaaCTTTAGGTCGTTCGCTGTCGTCTATACTCACAACAGAGTCCACATCATCATTCGATCGTATTAAAATAAGCTCCTGCTttacattcataataatttttctaaaatcttcaaaaaatccTGATAATAATCGTA includes these proteins:
- the LOC140450705 gene encoding uncharacterized protein, whose product is MKTEQRSARREPGLLAKKRILFESVPEFAKPQSSSVSPSSVCKSRFSIASPCRCRAPSEESVVFVGAKKISEAQRLIYKINLNKKKDLKKMMHSAAIVETDQILHAAEKAANYSEISDSEEETLSDENLPSIEDILEVSDRESPPREKPLTETQVWEKKLLSNSEPSLINVAASALQIPKKVETHHQAFCENYKGGVVSALEQHAERLQESLNESLKNSELLKKATENILAYAEKISAAFHEEQIRFAQDIKNTKTFLANTVRTDSRDFFNKNAGGDILRCWGMSKPSHPDDPVM